The following is a genomic window from Osmerus eperlanus chromosome 18, fOsmEpe2.1, whole genome shotgun sequence.
ATTTTGACCTGAAGGCAGACTGCTCTGCAAAGTTATGTTTGCTTGATTGTGAGAAGATAAACACTGGAAAGCAGTTTCAGAAAGGGCACGTTGTTTTTACTCCTGGAGAGAGAAGCTGTCATGTCATTTCCTGTATCTGTCCTACTTCTTAAGAAGCCATGCCAGGCTCTGCTAACCCAGGATAGAGAACATTTTCACCCAGTAATCCTTCCGTGTAAACAGACGGACCTTCCAAGGACAACAACTTTATAATAGATAATAtcatttataatatatttaatcaTATATTTCTATATTTCTTAAAATGATGATTCTGCTAAAGTATCATCATTAGTATAATATACGTTATTATAGAAAGTGATGAGTTTCAGATTGTTTATTAGGATTGGGTCCTAAATATGCTAGGATGAACAAAATCACCTAATTTGAGGATTGGAATGTAGAATAAGCCTATTCATTGTTATTGACAATTAATTGTTTGAGAATGGTGATGACCAACAGTGTCTGTCTGGTCTCAGGCCCGTCCAAAGTATCTGCGCTGCATTGCCATCGCCTGCTTCTTCCTGGCCACCAAGACCAGCGAGGAGGACGAGGTGAGCCTCTTACGTTTGACACACTTTTGTATATCCCAAATCTGGAGCCAAGTCCAAAAAATACACAGCCTGTGTTTCTCATGCTGAAAATACACCAGCTGGAATGATGGCAAGCTCTAAAGCGGTTGGCGAGTTTGGATTGAATGCTGTTGCTGTTATTTAGGTTTATTTATTTCCTGAttttgtgtgtttctttttttttttttttgcagcgtGTTCCATTGCTGCAAGACCTGGCCAGCACCAGCAGCTGTGGCTGCTCTCCATCAGAGATCCTGAGGATGGAGAAGATCATTCTGGATAAGCTGAGCTGGGACCTGCATGCTGCTACACCGCTGGAGTTCCTCCAAATAGTGAGGCCCACTGGCACCTCTATGTCTTCCTAGCCTCCTACAAATGTATTCAGTAAAGAGAAACAACTGTCTCTTCATAATAATGTGACTGGAATCTGTGGTTTTAGAACTTGTATTTTTTTCATACTAAGATATATTCACGAGCGAAGGAAATTTGGACTCCTGTTTTGTACCAAATCATTTCATTTTGAACCATTTTAATGTATAGTCTCTTGGTGAAGGTGTCTTTCAGCCGTATCTCTCATGGAAAGGTCAGTATGTGACATGTCGCCTCATGCTGTCCCCTCCAGTTCCACGCGATGGTGCTGTCCTGCAAGTCCCCGTTCTTGGTGGGGCTCCTGGGGTTGAATCCTTCCCAGCACATGGCCCTGTTGACTCAGCAGCTGCACCACTGCCTGGCAGACCACACCCTGCTGCAGTTCAGGGGCTCCATGCTGGCCCTGGCCCTCATCACCCTGGAACTGGAGACATGCTGTCCGGACTGGCTGGCTCTTACCATCGACCTGCTCAGGAAAGCACaggtacatgtacacacagtccctgctcctcctcccataTCCCTGTTCATGTTTCTATTCAACCAGGTGGCTATTGAGAATATATTGCtaactctttttttttaaaattggtTTCTAGATTGATAGCTCACAGTTAATCCGCTGTCGAGAGCTGGTGGCACATAGCCTGTCCACATCCCAAGCTTCCCTGCCTCCCAACACTGTTTATATCTACCAGCCTCTGCACCAGAGCCTGGTTCCCCGTAACCGGGGGAGCCCTGTAGCCCCCCACAGGGCCCCCCTAGCCCCGGCCACAGCACCTGCCCAGGAACCAcccagcagggctggggggccgCACGGGGCCTCTGGTACCACCACCCAGCTGGTTACGCTCAAGCCCTACCACCACCCCCATCTCCACCGCCCCCACCAACAAGTCCACCGGCGCTGCAAGCATTCCTCGAAgcggaaggtggaggagatggaggtcgACGACTTCTACGACGGGATCAAGCGCCTCTATAACGAAGAGAGCGTCCAGGAGGGGGCGGCAGCCGGGGAGGGGCACGGGCTGGGGTGCGGCGTCCTGCTGGTTTGGCAGGAGGGCAgcacctccccctgcccccctctgcaGCCAGTCAGTGTCAcctagaaaagagaaagaaaaacaaggcCTTCTCTTTATCCAAATGGGCTGCTTAGAgttagaggaagaggaaaagtgTTCAGCACATACGAGCATGAATGTCTCCCCAGACTAGATTGAGccccaaaaaaaaagacatgGAAAAAAAAGCTGCTACTTCATATCTATTTGTTGAACACAAATataaaaggtaaaaaaaaaaaagatatatattaATTCAAAATGTCCATCAAAGAAGTTTTTTCTCAGTGTTTCTGACTAATGTAAAATGTCGGTGTGTCAACTTATCTCTGTCAACTCTAACCACTTCTGACTTTCAATATATACATGTTGTTTTTCTTTAGCTTTCACCTCTTCCACTGCATGTTGTCACTCTCCACATCACAGTCACCTTAACGTATATTTGAATGTAGGAAATGTTGCTTGTATAGATGGATGGTTGTGTGTTTGACCAAGTAGGACAAGTGATAGTGAAGTGCAATTTCTTGTAAGATTCTCTCATATTAATCCACccacccccatacacacacctcatcctcaACTTTGCTTTAGTACAATATTACACAGATTGGAATGTTTCTGTTACTAGTTAACAGTCTGCATTACATTTGAATTATTTAAATTAAGCAATATAATGTTTTGGATTGGGCCAAACCAGTTTGTGCATTACGATGAAGAAATACCCATCTGAACACCATACTACCTTACCCCTATGtgttataaaaaaacaaacacaaaaaacgtgaggaaaaaaaaacatgcttgTTTTACTTTTAGCAAAAAGCTCTTTTCTGTTCTGGGGTGACAACTGCCTCTACAGTGCTGAACACCTTGTGGCATCAATAAAGACAAAGTGCCCAAATACGTTATTTAAATGGTCCCTACTTCTTGTTGACTTAACATGATGACAATGTGTTTGAACAATAGTTGGTCTCAGCATTGAAGGCCTAGTATTTTAAGTTTTAGAAAGTTGCAAACGAACAGGAGCACCGACTATACTGTAGTATAGTGTCACAACACTCCGGCTTAGCGTTAAAAATATACTTTAAATAGGTCTATAGAATATATTCGTTTTGTACGAACCTCTacacggtaaaaaaaaaaaatcaatgttATATGTTGTACTGCATATTTGCTCGAACAACATCCGGAGGTTGCGTTTCAGGTAAGCAGGTACAGGTGGAGTTAAAGTTGTCCATGGGTGGAGTTTAACTTGGCGCAGCAACAATTCACAGAGCGAACTTTGAAACTTGGTGCGAACTTACGGCATGGCTACTGATTTTACTCAAGATTCGCTTTTGGGCTTTCTCCAAAGTAACGGCGGAAAGGTTAAAAACTTGGAGCTGTTGTCTCATTACCAGACATTCCTGCGGGACCACGAAAACAAAGGGCAGAACAGGGAGATGTTCAAAAAGTTTGTCAACTCCGTAGCTGTTGTAAAGCAAGAGGAGGGAGTGTCATATATTGTTCTGCGGAAGACATATTTGCGGCTCGCTGGAGACTTCAACGCACCAAAGACTGGTCGAAAGCCTGAGCAAACGGTGAGGGGGAAAGAACGATCACCGCGGGCTGAGGGAAACCAGGACGCGTTTCTTGGTTTGACCGAGAGCCATGTCCAGACAAAGTCGCAGAGGGAATTGCATGTTCCGCATAGCAGTACCAACCAAATCAACACAGCTCAATGTTTGCCGGTGGCAGGAATTCTGAACAACAACAATGTGGATACAGTTAACTTTGAAAAGCCAATTCAAAACTCGTCTCCGTATGCGTGCGGCCGCGCACTACCACAGATATCCAACACAGAGGAGCTATTCCCATGCAATACAGAACCTAAAGTATCAAAACAGGGCgagaagaactttaaagcaGAGCCCGTTAAAAGAGCCTCGAAGCTACCAGAACTGTGTAACAAACTTAAGTACGCTGAGGCTACACTTGGCCAGCCAAAAGAACCAATTGCTCCAAATATCCTACACCCACATGCGGTGGAGTTGGAGGAATCTCCTCTTCAACAAGTCGAGCTGCATGCAGTCCCTAGGCAGGTGCCCAGCAATGGAGCAAAGGATCACGGGAGGTCTAACGCAGCAGCAGCCCCATGGCCATTGCACCCTACGCTCGAACACGCTAGTAGAATCTCAACTTCATCCCCCTGTATATCTGCCAGGCCTGCCGCAAAATACCCACATGCTCAGCCTGACTCGGCACTCACACGTAGCAATGGTAGCATTGCCGGTCACAGACCACAGGAGGTGGAGAGTGGAGCCGCTTCACTGGTTAACTCTCAGCCTCGTCACAGCAGCCTGCCCCTGGAGGAAGGCTACCACAGTCCTCCCGCTGCTGCTCCTGGGTACGTGGACCTCCATCACATCCACCACCAGGCAGTTACTGGGTTATCTTCCAGCCGGGTCAGTCTTGTCCCTTCCTCGACAGGCTCCCCTGAGTGGCCACAGGGCTCGTCTGTCGGGGAATGGACGAGCGATGAGGAGCTGGACTCCAGAGGTCCCTCTGGTGAGCAAGGGTTTAAAGTTCACAGCATGCTCCATCGCGCCGAGCAGGCCAGAAGGCTTTCTCTCATGCATCGCACGGAGAGGAATGGCATGGCGTGGCATCACTCAACGGGCGATCTCGACACCCAGAATATCTCTGCCATGTCGTCATGGAATCACTCTGCCAGTCATCTAGACAACCAGGAGTCCTCTTCATCAAGGCATCACTCCATGGGGAATCTCCATGACGACCAGGTGGAGCCGGAGGCAGGCCAACCCGGGATTACGCCGGAGCCAGTGCTGCGACCCTCTGTCCGGCGCCTCAAGAGCAAACTCCGCAGCCGCATGTGCCGCAGCCTGGGGGCCGATCTGGACCAGCCGTTCACGGAGGACAGCACCTCGGCCCGCCACAACaggctccatctcctctccacctcccttaaCTTCCGCTACCCCTTCTCTAccggctcctccacccccccgcgGACCAACAGCCACAGGGACCTGGCCGCGTCCCCCGCCCCCAGCGGCAAGA
Proteins encoded in this region:
- the LOC134038693 gene encoding ankyrin repeat domain-containing protein SOWAHB-like; this translates as MATDFTQDSLLGFLQSNGGKVKNLELLSHYQTFLRDHENKGQNREMFKKFVNSVAVVKQEEGVSYIVLRKTYLRLAGDFNAPKTGRKPEQTVRGKERSPRAEGNQDAFLGLTESHVQTKSQRELHVPHSSTNQINTAQCLPVAGILNNNNVDTVNFEKPIQNSSPYACGRALPQISNTEELFPCNTEPKVSKQGEKNFKAEPVKRASKLPELCNKLKYAEATLGQPKEPIAPNILHPHAVELEESPLQQVELHAVPRQVPSNGAKDHGRSNAAAAPWPLHPTLEHASRISTSSPCISARPAAKYPHAQPDSALTRSNGSIAGHRPQEVESGAASLVNSQPRHSSLPLEEGYHSPPAAAPGYVDLHHIHHQAVTGLSSSRVSLVPSSTGSPEWPQGSSVGEWTSDEELDSRGPSGEQGFKVHSMLHRAEQARRLSLMHRTERNGMAWHHSTGDLDTQNISAMSSWNHSASHLDNQESSSSRHHSMGNLHDDQVEPEAGQPGITPEPVLRPSVRRLKSKLRSRMCRSLGADLDQPFTEDSTSARHNRLHLLSTSLNFRYPFSTGSSTPPRTNSHRDLAASPAPSGKSFSSSGNVHDGSYFHRQALVPLESNEHDWLVRGAAGTWTEIYSLFREEPSLLTKRDFVTGYTVLHWVAKHGDHRVLNTLWYGVDKMGMAFDINSKTTCGYTPLHLAALHGHKMMIRLLVHKFKANVSLRDTSGKKPWQYLGGNAQGDLLQLLGAPLRAGGATGAKFTTPTTPLSSVERLATPSGAVKRSASIAAFLKPKSLSRSTGLHLESFM
- the ccni gene encoding cyclin-I, translating into MKFAEPLESQRLSFLLEKAASREAKMWKVYVPKKVPTQVQDTDISNDQRDEAVRWLTALHSKLHLYPETLSLAISILDRFLASIKARPKYLRCIAIACFFLATKTSEEDERVPLLQDLASTSSCGCSPSEILRMEKIILDKLSWDLHAATPLEFLQIFHAMVLSCKSPFLVGLLGLNPSQHMALLTQQLHHCLADHTLLQFRGSMLALALITLELETCCPDWLALTIDLLRKAQIDSSQLIRCRELVAHSLSTSQASLPPNTVYIYQPLHQSLVPRNRGSPVAPHRAPLAPATAPAQEPPSRAGGPHGASGTTTQLVTLKPYHHPHLHRPHQQVHRRCKHSSKRKVEEMEVDDFYDGIKRLYNEESVQEGAAAGEGHGLGCGVLLVWQEGSTSPCPPLQPVSVT